In one window of Ovis aries strain OAR_USU_Benz2616 breed Rambouillet chromosome 3, ARS-UI_Ramb_v3.0, whole genome shotgun sequence DNA:
- the EIF2B4 gene encoding translation initiation factor eIF-2B subunit delta isoform X7, giving the protein MVRLGLQYSQGLVSGSNARCIALLRALQQVIQDYTTPPSEELSRDLVNKLKPYFSFLTQCRPLSASMYNAIKFLNKEITGVSSSKREEEAKSELRAAIDRYIKEKIVLAAQAISRFAYKKISNGDVILVYGCSSLVSQILQEAWAEGRQFRVVVVDSRPRLEGKHTLRSLVRAGVPASYLLIPAASYVLPEVSKVLLGAHALLANGSVMSRVGTAQLALVARAHNVPVLVCCETYKFCERVQTDAFVSNELDDPDDLLCERGEHVALANWQNHSSLRLLNLVYDVTPPELVDLVITELGMIPCSSVPVVLRVKSSDQ; this is encoded by the exons GTGATTCAGGACTACACAACACCTCCCAGTGAAGAATTGTCAAGGGACCTAGTGAATAAACTAAAGCCCTACTTCAG CTTCCTGACTCAGTGCCGTCCCCTGTCAGCGAGCATGTACAATGCCATCAAGTTCCTTAACAAGGAGATCACGGGTGTGAGCAGCTCCAAGCGGGAAGAGGAG GCCAAGTCAGAACTACGAGCAGCTATTGACAGATATATAAAAGAGAAGATTGTGCTTGCAGCTCAGGCAATCTCACGCTTTGCTTATAAGAAGATCAGTAATGGAGATGTGATCCTGGTATATGGATG CTCATCTCTGGTATCACAAATTCTTCAGGAGGCTTGGGCTGAGGGCCGGCAATTTCGTGTGGTAGTGGTGGACAGCCGGCCACGGCTGGAGGGAAAGCACACGCTACGTTCTTTGGTCCGTGCTGGGGTCCCTGCCTCCTACCTGCTGATTCCTGCAGCTTCCTATGTGCTCCCAGAG GTTTCTAAGGTGCTATTGGGAGCTCATGCTCTCCTGGCGAATGGGTCTGTGATGTCCCGAGTAGGGACGGCACAGCTGGCCCTGGTGGCACGGGCCCATAATGTACCAGTGCTGGTCTGCTGTGAAACATACAAGTTCTGTGAGCGTGTGCAGACTGATGCCTTTGTTTCTAATGAGCTAG ATGACCCTGATGATCTGCTGTGTGAGCGAGGAGAACATGTGGCCCTGGCTAACTGGCAGAACCACTCATCCCTACGGTTGTTGAATCTGGTCTATGATGTGACCCCCCCAGAATTGGTGGACCTGGTGATCACAGAGCTGGGGATGATCCCTTGCAGTTCTGTACCTGTTGTCCTACGAGTCAAGAGTAGTGACCAGTGA